The genomic interval acaaatttaaagtgttcgtcgacgagttgtagAAGAACATTTGTTAACGAAATAAGGAATTCGTCAACAAACCTTAAGCCTGAGATTTCCTGGCTCTTGGGATTTTTTCGTCGACGACGCCagcacttcatcgacgagttacagaagggcactcatcgacgaaaataggggattcgtctAAAAGTCCTGTTGCTTTGccctttaaaatttttctttcttctttttttattcatttctttCATTTTCCGGGTTCGAGTTTCTACAGAATAATTGAGGCATTCCATAGTTATCccactaaaaaataaaatattaaaaaagtaaaaaaaaaaacatttttggtAATTCAAAGCTTTTACCTAGACAAGCCCTTTGAACCCATCAAGTGACACCAACTTAGCATAaagaatattaaataaaatattatccgCAATTTGATCAAAAAGCTTAATATTtgatcttttaaaaattttaaaattatgtaaaTTGAATGGAGcttaaaaattatggtttaatctTTTTCAATTCTATATAATTTCAaacttgaaatttgaaatttatttaaaatataatataaagatGTTTTAAGTGCAGTGGATTTGGTattgattatatatttttaatataacaacaacaacaataatagaGTTCTTATTTTACctttaatttcaagtataaaattAAGAATTTATGGAATCTGAAAATATTTAATACTgtcttatatttcattttaatataattatatattacaataatAACATATTGCAAACAAGGAAATGTtctatattttttcaatttttgtcgCATGTCTTTTGCTCTATGTACATAATTACCTTTTAAATTTGATGAACTGACACTGAGAAAAAGTACATTTTTGTCGGTGCTTAATTtaatttaacataattattaattttaaataaaaaaatataaaaatacgaAAGACTTTTGGACACTATAGACCACATATCAACATCTAATGATTATGTTTTTCATTGAACTCATTTTTTTGCCTATTAATTGTGTGCTCGTTTCAAGTATATTTCTAAAagctaaaaaattataataaatatgaCTTGTAGATCTTCTagagttttgttttttttcctctctttatTTCATAAACATTAATATTACAGTcaccattttttaatttattttcctttatcaTCATTATGATTATTTCTTTCACCATACTTAATAATTGCCGTAATCATTAAAAAATATTGTAATTATTATGCTATATTTGATCACGAGAAAATTCATGTACCTTAGATTAGtttagttaaaagaaataaacaatTTAAATAAGAAAATAGAAGATAGCTCACATTTCTTATTTCTTTAATATTTgactttaaaaatttaatttaattttattaaattaagtagcataaataattttaatttacttaaagtaattaattatttaaatttactttaaaattctttttgcaacatgaattaattttctaattttatttaaattcacacaattttatattaataatgaaaaaaattgtagtatttcaaataaaaatagaGCCTTTAGACATTAGTCAAAACCGGataatgacaaaaataaataaataaataattaaataaaacggTAGAGTAATAGAAGCCGGCTCAAGCCAAGCCAAGCCAAGTTATGCTGAGCGCAGCCGGGCGGCAGAGCCAAGTAGCCAACGACCAGTTGGAATTTTGACCTGAAACTGTAGCGTGCTTAGCCGAGCCGCCAAAGACCCATTACACGCACACTCACATATCCCTTCAAAGCTTCGTTTTCGCTGACTGTTGAAAGCTAATCATTAGACCAACCTCCGCGTAACAAAAGCAAacatatattaaataattaaattttaaaaaagaacaaCCAACCAATGGGCGTTTAGATAAATACGGGATACCGGATACCGGCCCCAACGGTGAATCTGTGGGCCTGTTCCGCCTCGTGAAACCGAAAAGCTGGCCGGTCACAGTGGGCGTGATACCTGCTGTAACCGCCAGCTATTTCCGTTCTGGCAAGTGTCGCGCTTCCGCCGGACTCGACACTGCTACAGTAACCTATGCCTGCATACAAATTTCCACAACTCCTGTCATCTCCTCCTGCCACGTGTACTTTTCTGACCTCATCTCCACCACGCGTCGCCTCACGATTCCCTCTTTCTGGTCGCGACTCAGTTCCTTAACCCATTTTGTTCACTGGCATTTTCGTGGATAGGGGACTCTTAATGCCGAAAATGCCCTTCTTAATCACACTACCGAATGCGAGCAACCGTGGGCAATATCGTCTTTTCGGACAACAACTCTAACTAACCGTAAGGTAGGCGAAAATAATCTGTTGGGCAGCAGCAGTTTTACCTCCGAAGTACATTGCGACGGAGATTCCAGATTCCGTGTGCGAGTCATTATCTAGCCGTCCAAAAAAAGAGATTTAAAAGACGTACGGTGGGATTTAGTTGACTCTAGAAATGAACAGCGCACGTACATACACTCGAAAATTCCATCCTTTGAACGCGAAGCGGAGCTCTTTGATGACGCCGTCATACGAATTGACCAAAAAACCCTCCGGATAGCCAGTATTGTCACCCCTCTACGTTGCCCATCgatgtaaaataaatatttttatagcaGTATGGTCATAATGGGGAAAACGGTGACTGGCGAAACGCGAGAAGAAAAACGCGTTTTGGACGGCAGCGTTTGGTTGAACCACCAAACAACCACCACTTTCCTTCACACTTCTTCTTTCCTTtctcttaattaaaaaaattaagaaaataaatattcattttacACTCGTTTTCTTGCcctttaaagaaataatttttttaaagagtATAAAACTATAAATtatcctctctctcttctttttcggGTTTCTAAAGCCGGTCCTCTGGATTTCGTCTACTGTTCTCTCTCCTTCCCTTCCGCCGGAAAACCTCCTTTCCCCGCCGGAATACCGCTGTATTGTCCGGTTACTGCCCATCTGAATCTCGCCGTGAGCCTGCTCTTCTTTATCTCATTGATTTTATTCGCGTTTCCGCGTTGGTTCCGTGAGCCGGTTGAAGAGCGGTGTGGATCTTTGCGTGCTACCGGTTCCGGCGCGGTTTGTTCGTTTTCGTCCTGGTTCGCGAGAATGTGGCGAACCTGAAGTCCTGTTGCGGGTCGTTTATGGAGGAGATCGTGATCTAGGGTTAGGTGAAAGGTTTTTCCGGTTGTTTTTTGTGGCGTTTTTGGTTCCGCGAGGCGTGAGAGGACGGAGACGTACAGAGGAAGAACTCGGAATGACATGGTGTGTGATTTGAAGCCTtcgattctttttcttttcttcttcttcctcatttCCCATCAATGTTGTATtgcttttcttgatttttattaaaaggttcatgtataaaattttcaatcgtttttctttttttggattgTTTGGATCTTGGGTATCATTAAGGGTATTTCTCGCCtgagattaatattttttttcgtacttttttttttcattatgtaTGTGAGTTTTCCCCCTATTTCATTTTGAATTGGAATTGGAATTGTCCTCGTCTGGTCATTCGATCTGTCCCGTTGAAAGACTCTCAATTATGTTTTGAAAATATCGTTCCTAAGCTATCTGTCTTCCCCCCCGCCCTACTATGTTAGAAATTGTACCCTCAATTTTATCAAGcacttattattttttataaaacggaccatttttttttttggtaattataaaaaatttatttatcaaATTGCTTTATTTTTCGGTTCAGGCTAAGACATTATAAGAATTAACATGTTTATTTTTACTCAAAAGAGGCATGTATTTTTTTTGGATGATAAGTCATATAATTAATCACTTATAATTTTTACATTtgtttattcagtatttgactaATATCTCTGCTTTAATGATGTGTTTACAATTGTGAAGGTCCTCTTGTaaggttttcttttcttttaaatttttttttataagactTTGGTGAACTGGTCAACAATGAGATGGTTTAATTTTCCTCAAAAAGAGACGGTTTAATTTGATTGTGATTGGCCTTGTTACATTTGTAGGTTGGTTGGACATGTTTGTTTAAAAGCAGGGTTTCAATTGAATAATTTGTGGTAGGGAAGATCAATGTCCATACAAGATACATTTGGGTTATGCTGATGCATTTGAGTGTGATACCCTTGTTGAATTGGGTTGTTTGCATCCAATCTGAAATTTTTAGATGGGAATTTTTATCAGGAATGAGATGATATATATTGTTTAGGCTCATTTACAGCTTGATTGCTTTGAGCTGCTAGCGTATCAGAATTTGTGAGTGTTATGCACTCATTCTAGATGGCATTAATTGCCATTTTATGTTTTGGAGGCTGAAATGGTCATACACTGTTGCACTTTTGGTGTATAAAAGTTTATGGTTTCAGTTAGCAAAGTGTTGAAAAAGATTTGTGTTTCATCTCATCATCTCATGGTTGGGTTTGTGTGAATTTGATGTTCATTTTCTTGAGCACCTGAATGCGCTGGCACATTTGATATGATGTGTTATGGCAGTTGCTTTTTCTTAGTTGACACTCATTTGTTGTTATTTGTGAGTAAAACATTTTTTGGTTAATGTTGCAGTTTAATCTGTAGACTCTGCAGTGATTTTCTggaaatttatgtaaattttttttagacttttatttatattatattatgctGTTGTGCCTAAATACCTTGTCATTTTTTGTGAACTCATTTCAATAGGCTATTCAAATCACATATTTCTTAGTAGTAACTTAAGGATTTTGCTTCTCCTCCTCCTTTAAATCAATGCTATTTCAGGTTTTGCCTATCCATTTTGGTTAAATGGAACAATCAAAAGGAAATTTGTACTTTTATTTCTTAGGCATCAGTTCCTGTTATAAATTTGCTAATTTGGGTTTTATATGTTGGTTTTGAACAGGTGGAAGGAAGGGTTTGTTTGTCCAGAGAGGCTAAAAATGGGTTAGAATTTTTGAAGCGTAAAAGGCTTCAACGAATGAATTCAGTAACTGTGAATGATAGTGCATATGTCACAAGCACGATGAACAGAAGTGGAGGAGATGCTTTAAGAGCTTCAGCATCGTGTGGTATAAGATTACAGAATAATTCAGATTCATATTCTGGATCTTGTGGCATTTTGAATGGGAAGGATGCCTTTTCAAAGCGCAAGGTTGACAAGTTTGACATGACGGATCTAGAATGGACTGAAAAAATTCCAGAGTGTCCTGTATACCACCCAACAAAGGAGGAGTTTGAGGATCCTTTGGTTTATCTACAAAAGATAGCTCCTGAAGCCTCAAGATATGGTAATGTCCCTTCCAAATGTTTGCCTGCAGTGAATTGAAATTATTCTTCTGCTGCTATTTCGCTTTCTGcatttcaaaattattaaaataaattaatcaattttatttttatcataccTTTTGGTACACACATAAATGCTTTAAATTAATTGAAGAAAACTATTGCACTGTTTTTGATTGGGGAAGAAACTGAAAGAAAAAAGAGTGAAGAGTCACAAAATAGGATATGCTATGAGGTATGAGAAAAGTTTTGGAATGGTTGACTGAAGTTGGTTCTGGGTTCTGGGTTCTTACATGTTGTGCTTGAATTGAATGGCATCATATATGCATTCAGGTATTGAGCTAGTGAGCCCAGTTGTTAATGCCCTTTCTACACCTTGCCATAAGGGAGAAAACCCCCCGGCTCCGCCCCAGTTTCCTAGTGTGGCCTTAACAATCCTGTTAACCGAATGGTTTATGTGCTTTTAGTAGTACTACAAGAAAAAGGGAAGACTGCATTAGTTGTTTCACATCTCTTTCATTGCTGTATCCTATAAATAAGTACTTAAAATCCTGTTGTCTTACATTATCTGGTGTCTTCTAGTAAAATTTAAACATGCACTACTCATATAATAGCTGCAGGCCCATGCCATACAGGGGGAATTTTCTGACATTCTTTCTAAATATAGGACTTGTAAAACATGCAAACTAATCGCTACTATTGATAGAAGGAAAAAGAGAGGCTGGTTTGGATATTCATTTTTCCCTGTGTTATTTCAAAAAGGGCCTTTTCCTCCCACAtttcatatttaaaataaaattttcaattgatTGATTTGTTAGTAAATTGACAAATTTACAGACAACTGTAGAAATTtatgttttcctttttttttttttttaaactcccACATTCCTTCCCATGACTACTGAAAACTCTTGCCCTTGCCTATCAAAAACTGTAGAGCATTCGATTTGTGCTGCCATGGCTAGCACTAATTATAGCTTCtatcataataaattaaatatacaaACCAATGCCCTTTCTGTATGTTGTTGACCAAAGTTTCTTTTAAGACAGATTTTGGGCACATGTTGTCGTGCTCATGACATGAGTCCTTTTGAGGgaaaagatagagagagagaacgaAAGTCTGAAAGAAGGGGAGGGAATTGTGGAAGTTACTAAGCAGTTTTAACTTTTAATAGTGGGCTGGTTTTGGCTACTAATGTGGCATATAAATTGAATTTCCTGTTAGATGTGAGCAAttcaaattgttgaaatttcattgcattttaTGTAAGTGTAAATTGTTAATTTCAGTTGCACAACAAAAGTGTTTCCTAGTAGTACTGTAGACTCCATTCATATACATTTTCAGATAGGTTACATGTCCAACCTGagttcatttcaaacttagttaaaagaaaataattttattacaTTCCACAATGAGAGAGATACATCTCTAGcgattaaaattttttatttgatatttatggTCTTAATATTGTCAGGTATTTGCAAGATTATATTGCCGTTGAGTGCTACTGTTCCTGCTGGGGTTGTGTTAATGAAGGAGAAAGTAGGATTTAAATTCACAACTAGAGTACAGCCTCTCCGTCTTGCTGAGTGGGATACTGATGACAAAGTCACCTTTTTTATGAGCGGAAGgtgatttgttttgttttctttgagatatcaaaattttctcttaatcttttcttagtatttgattatgagctTGATTTTTCAGAAACTACACATTTCGTGATTTTGAGAAAATGGCGAACAAAGTTTTCTCCCGAAGGTATTGCAGTTCTGGATGTCTTCCTGCTACATATTTGGAAAAAGAATTTTGGCACGAAATAGCTTGTGGAAAGACAGAATCCGTTGAATATGCATGTGATGTTGATGGTAGTGCCTTTTCATCTTCTCCCAGTGATCAACTTGGACTAAGCAAATGGAATTTAAAGGTGCTTATCCCACCACTGTTTTTTCCCTCTGTGCTTTGTTTGACAGAAGTTTTTATGCTTaatatgaatatgtgaaaaataaaaaaattataagagttttatttaattgattGTATCGGGAGGCCTTTGTCCCTTTTACAATTGTGTGAATCGGAGAATCATATTTTTCTAGCTTTCACACTCTGCTGTTGCTATTCTTTTGGAAAATAGTGCATTCTTGCACACTCCTTACCGctagtattttttatttaattttttactttGTGGTGAAAAAGATGTCTTTACTCTCTAGTGTGTTTACTGTTTCCATAACAGTGACACTGTAGGAGTTAAAGGGGGTCCGACCTAATTGGACATGTAGAGTTTTGTATCTCATTGGCTCCTGGCCatgatttattttctttttcatttatgACTGCTTTTGTCCTACAAGCCTGCAATGTTTTCCTGGATAACATGCCCCCTCATGGGGTATCCTAGAGATAAGGGTGAGCTGTCAACTTGAACGTCTTGGTTTGGTTCCTCACAAGAGCAAACCTGTATTTAGGTGGGCATttgcagtggtggtggtggtggggtATTAGAGTTGGGCCCCTCCTATCAATATATACTTACGTAATTTCCTGCATATTACCTATCCATCTgcctctttctcttttctctctctctattcctgcatttttctttttattctttcttctttttacCCTCCTTTTCAAAACATTTCTATCTGCCCCttcaaagaaaaggaaaaatccTCACCCTTTGGCATCATCTTGAAGCATGGACACCAACACTAGTCACGGGAACAACACAATACAGATATGGGGACTGCAAACCCTAAATGTACAGGACATGACATAGGAGGGACAttctaattaataattatattgtAGATATTTAATAGTTCATTTATGATaaatattgaatttttattttttatggatgatctgtatttaaaataaaaatggcagcccggtgcacaaagctcctgcgtgtgcagggtccggggaaggggcagaccatAATGAGTCTATAGTACAcagccttaccttacatttttgtaaGAGGTTGTTTCCATGCCTCGAACCTGTGATCTCCAGGTCACAGAGCGACAACCTTACcattgcgcctaagctccccttcgaTGATctgtatttaaaatatttaatctaAATAATTGTGCATCttcctatttattttttattttataaacatTCTCAATATACACTTTTTCATTATAAACTTTGACAATTTTACAAGAACACAACATTTCCCAACATTTCAGTAGTTTTTTAAAATAGTAATTATAGTTTTTTTATGAAACAGAGGAAGTTGTTTGGCAGTTTGCCATTATATGTCTAAAGCCTGTTGAAAAAGTATGTGTCTAATAAGTGGCAAATAAGTGTCTGACATTAAAAATATACTTTAAATTTGTTGGCACATTTTTGAAGTGTGAGATATGTGTTGTAAGAGTGACTGAGAGATGGACATGACGGGGATATGACAGCCTTGTAGAAGTATTGGTGCTGCATAGTTTAGCTTTTAAGTTGTTTCTATTTAGCAATTTTTCATAATGCAATTGAATCTTCATGCCTCATTTTCAATTTATCtaattcctttttatttattttccttttgtgaTTTCAGAGACTTTCTCGGTTATCAAATTCTATATTGCGCCTTCTGGAAACAGCAATTCCGGTACTGAGACAACTATTATATTTCTTCCTTCTGTTCAATTCTAGTCTATCCATTGCTTCTCTTCTGACTAACATAACAATGGAATGTTGTTCAGGGAGTAACTGAGCCCATGCTTTACATTGGAATGCTGTTCAGTATGTTTGCCTGGCACGTAGAAGATCATTACTTGTATAGGTATAGTTTAGTATTTAATGTACCTAACAATATTTAATTGGTTATGTGCTGAGGGGAAATTTATTTATAACCTTTTATCCACTGGCAGTATTAATTATCATCACTGTGGGGCATCAAAAACTTGGTATGGCATTCCTGGTCATGCTGCATTGGAATTTGAGAAGGTTGTTCGTAAGCATGTGTATACCCAAGATATTCTTGCTACTGATGGAGAAGATGGAGCTTTTGATGTGCTTTTGGGCAAAACAACTTTGTTTCCTCCAAACATTCTTTTAGAGCATGATGTGCCTGTCTACAAGGCTGTGCAAAAGCCAGGGGAATTTATAATCACCTTCCCTAGAGCATATCATGCTGGATTTAGTCATGGTAAGTACAACATTTTTGTCCTATGTATTGCACACTACTTAAGGACTATTTAGTAGTTGTTTTATGgaataattttacatttttttcccATTTGTATAATCATACTGTaaaagtaatttattattattattttttttacctttttccTTGTAAACTTTAGGTTTCAATTGTGGCGAGGCAGTAAACTTTGCAATTGGTGATTGGTTCCCGCTGGGGGCAGTTGCTAGCCGACGTTATGCGCTTCTTAACAGGATGCCTCTCCTTCCACATGAGGAACTCCTTTGTAAGGAAGCAATGCTTCTTCACATGAGTTCAGAACTAGAAGATCCAGATTATTCATTTTCGGACTTGCCCTCTCATCATTGCATTAAGGTTTCTTTTGTTAACCTGATGCGATTTCAGCACCTTGCTCGGTGGTTTGTAATGAAATCAAGGGCATGCACAGGCGTTTCTCTATATTCTCATGGAACAATTCTCTGCAGTATATGCAAACGTGATTGTTATGTGGCATATCTAAACTGCAATTGTTCCTTGCATCCTGTGTGCCTTCGCCATGGTATTGTGTTAGCTCAATATCTTACTTGAAATGAATTTTTTAGCGATGTGTTTTTTACTTTGATATTGTGAATCCTTTTGACGGGGTTTTGTAATCCTGATTGACAATTACAGAAATCGAGTCTCTTGACTTCTCATGTGGGAGCAGTTGCGTTCTCTTCTTGAGGGAGGATATTGCAGACATGGAAGCTGCAGCGAAGAAATTTGAGAAGGAAGATGGAATATTACAGGAGATTCAAGAGCATATTAAATGCGGTGATGATTTATTTGGGCTCTCAAATTTGTTGCCGAATGCTGAAGAGGACAGATACATTCCTTACTGTGAGATAAGCTTTACACTGAACTCTGCGGTTGTCACTACTTCCCAGGATAAGTTACGGCAGCTAAAGTGCAATTCAAGCAATCAGTCAACACTTGGCAGTACTAGAGAAAATTCTAGAACTGAAGTGTCTGATGCTTCCTTTTCTTCCGCTGCATTGACTTTTTGTTCCTTCTTGGAGCCAGTTGAAAGCTCTTCCTTGCCTAACAATGTAAGATCAAATACATAAATTAAATTGTATAAACTTTAAAAGCCCATTTTATTTgtcatattttaattaatttcatCGTGCACTGGAGTAGAACGAGTATCATAAATTGTGGGTGAACTGAAGCACAATTCTTACTTTCCATATTTTCTGAGCAGGTACAGGTGCATGCTAACTTTAATATAGGCAATCTTGTTTCTTCAAAGTATTCTGATGAAGTATCTCACACAACATGCGGATCTTCTCTATCTTCTATTTCGTACGAGAAATGTTTGAATGCCCTTCAAGGCAATCAAAATGGATCGGAGATCAAGCCCATCATGGATCAATACAGTGATAGCTCTGATTCAGAGATATTCAGGGTTAAGCGTCGTTCTGTGAAAGTGGAGAGAAGAAATCTGAACACTGCTGTGTCTTCAAAGCATGTTGAACAGCAGGTATGGTGCTCCTAACTGAATTTcttattatgatattagaaatgaATTACAATAAACTAATTATTGAAGCTGTTGTTTTCCATTGGTAGCATACTATTGCTTGGTGCTTAAAAACCATGAAGTTGGGATAAAGTGATAAATTATGCCCAACTTGAAATGTAACAAATGATTGAGAAGTTTAAGGAGTTTCAGTCAGGCTCTTTAAAAGAAAAATGTCCTCTTTTTCCACATTTTTCTGGGGGTTCTTTTCCCTATGGCTTCACTTGTCTAATACGATGTACTCTGGGCACAGCCTTCCCTCTCCCTTCTTTAGGGCTGTTTCAACTTTATTTTGGTGGTTCCAACTTGCTGAAACATGAAAGCCCACTTCTGATGACTTGTtaaaataatttgcatcatgctcTCTCATGTTACTGTCAGTGGAGCACAACTGCACTGCATTACATCTCTAAAACAGATGTAGAATTAGTTTCTGAAGTCAGAGACTTGGATATAGGCATCTCCGCATCTGCCATGGCTgtctcaagaaaaaaaaaagaaatttgatataattaTGATGATCAATTTTGTTCCACTTGATGAAAAATCTACTGTTTTGGAGATGTAATGCAGTGCAGTTGTGCTCTGCTGACTGTAAACTATGTATCCGTCATGGAAAAACCAAATTGGAATACTGGTTTAATGCAGTTCTATGCACTGTATTCCAATAGGAAAATCAAATTGTGAATGTCCAATGCTATAAAATGGATATCGCTTCTTGACAATTATGGTATACCTATGCATTTTAAGCGGTCCTGGAAAGTGAATATGTTATGATAATGTATCGCTTTCTGATTCTTCTAGTCCCTATGGCTTGTACCATGGGGTGACAGTATTGTCTATTCTAGTCTTGGAGGAGTAGGCATCTGTTGAAAGATTTTTTAAGGTTGTCCTTAAATATGCCTATGAAACCAATTAGGTTCCATTAGAACATGTTCCACAGGGTagcctttttatttatttattaattgaaaGTTGATTCTCGGGATGTGTTTTCTTATTCTAA from Malania oleifera isolate guangnan ecotype guangnan chromosome 9, ASM2987363v1, whole genome shotgun sequence carries:
- the LOC131164888 gene encoding lysine-specific demethylase JMJ13, which gives rise to MVEGRVCLSREAKNGLEFLKRKRLQRMNSVTVNDSAYVTSTMNRSGGDALRASASCGIRLQNNSDSYSGSCGILNGKDAFSKRKVDKFDMTDLEWTEKIPECPVYHPTKEEFEDPLVYLQKIAPEASRYGICKIILPLSATVPAGVVLMKEKVGFKFTTRVQPLRLAEWDTDDKVTFFMSGRNYTFRDFEKMANKVFSRRYCSSGCLPATYLEKEFWHEIACGKTESVEYACDVDGSAFSSSPSDQLGLSKWNLKRLSRLSNSILRLLETAIPGVTEPMLYIGMLFSMFAWHVEDHYLYSINYHHCGASKTWYGIPGHAALEFEKVVRKHVYTQDILATDGEDGAFDVLLGKTTLFPPNILLEHDVPVYKAVQKPGEFIITFPRAYHAGFSHGFNCGEAVNFAIGDWFPLGAVASRRYALLNRMPLLPHEELLCKEAMLLHMSSELEDPDYSFSDLPSHHCIKVSFVNLMRFQHLARWFVMKSRACTGVSLYSHGTILCSICKRDCYVAYLNCNCSLHPVCLRHEIESLDFSCGSSCVLFLREDIADMEAAAKKFEKEDGILQEIQEHIKCGDDLFGLSNLLPNAEEDRYIPYCEISFTLNSAVVTTSQDKLRQLKCNSSNQSTLGSTRENSRTEVSDASFSSAALTFCSFLEPVESSSLPNNVQVHANFNIGNLVSSKYSDEVSHTTCGSSLSSISYEKCLNALQGNQNGSEIKPIMDQYSDSSDSEIFRVKRRSVKVERRNLNTAVSSKHVEQQARRRLKKLQPGGRSGQLSPPECCISDEEYHCFSRDAICPKEAPDRAMKDRLTRGAAAPVSTKFKKMNTEEAVHQQREHHREDRFQHNLVKTREPPSIEIGPKRLKVRGPSF